From the Meleagris gallopavo isolate NT-WF06-2002-E0010 breed Aviagen turkey brand Nicholas breeding stock unplaced genomic scaffold, Turkey_5.1 ChrUn_random_7180001956088, whole genome shotgun sequence genome, one window contains:
- the LOC104917142 gene encoding protein FAM71B-like isoform X1, with protein MEVQRAQEAWPAGPLQCLLQEGEFGLLSNTLILESNFFQVSRQGEVLNVSKHAQVVTMGVAETGPAIGVPNVILMAVPADSPAKGLELTRLLPLQCVKLTVYSGLQHCLRLRFPTGRKVYLQLFPGPRARELFLHWAVLVTMLPVPGMPCIHRTPAEEPAPRGEACSVSMTEAKVEAKVKVSAMDLSMDETLTIGETAETDKAPPASSTPEDVPNETSADAMRRRSNEYLDTLATTARKMLSSGWLSVRKWAFWRRGCRGPRPTPTAGAAH; from the exons ATGGAGGTGCAGAGGGCTCAGGAAGCCTGGCCCGCAGGCCCCCTGCAGTGCCTCCTGCAGGAGGGCGAGTTTGGCCTACTGAGCAATACCCTTATCTTGGAGAGCAACTTCTTCCAG GTGAGCCGCCAGGGAGAGGTGCTGAACGTGTCTAAGCATGCACAGGTGGTGACCATGGGGGTAGCCGAAACTGGCCCTGCCATTGGAGTGCCCAATGTCATCTTAATGGCTGTCCCTGCGGATTCCCCAGCCAAGGGGCTGGAGCTCACCAG GCTGCTGCCGCTGCAGTGCGTAAAGCTGACAGTGTACAGTGGTCTCCAGCACTGCCTGCGGCTCCGCTTCCCAACCGGCCGCAAGGTGTACTTGCAGCTGTTCCCTGGGCCCAGAGCTCGGGAGCTCTTTCTGcactgggctgtgctggtgacCATGCTCCCTGTCCCTGGGATGCCTTGCATCCACCGCACACCTGCAGAGGAGCCTGCACCCAGGGGGGAGGCCTGCTCCGTGAGCATGACAGAAGCCAAGGTTGAGGCTAAAGTCAAGGTTTCTGCTATGGACCTGTCTATGGATGAGACACTGACAATAGGAGAAACAGCAGAGACGGACAAGGCTCCACCTGCTTCCAGCACACCAGAG GACGTTCCCAATGAGACTTCTGCAGATGCCATGAGACGTAGAAGCAACGAATATCTTGACACCCTGGCAACCACTGCAAGGAAGATGCTCTCCTCTG GATGGCTCTCTGTCAGAAAATGGGCGTTCTGGAGAAGAGGTTGCCGAGGTCCCAGGCCTACTCCCACAGCAGGTGCTGCACACTGA
- the LOC104917142 gene encoding protein FAM71B-like isoform X2, protein MRISWAGQHRFPPQQWENGAGLFQSKRVSRQGEVLNVSKHAQVVTMGVAETGPAIGVPNVILMAVPADSPAKGLELTRLLPLQCVKLTVYSGLQHCLRLRFPTGRKVYLQLFPGPRARELFLHWAVLVTMLPVPGMPCIHRTPAEEPAPRGEACSVSMTEAKVEAKVKVSAMDLSMDETLTIGETAETDKAPPASSTPEDVPNETSADAMRRRSNEYLDTLATTARKMLSSGWLSVRKWAFWRRGCRGPRPTPTAGAAH, encoded by the exons ATGCGCATTTCTTGGGCCGGCCAGCACCGCTTTCCTCCACAGCAATGGGAGAATGGGGCCGGTCTGTTTCAAAGCAAGCGC GTGAGCCGCCAGGGAGAGGTGCTGAACGTGTCTAAGCATGCACAGGTGGTGACCATGGGGGTAGCCGAAACTGGCCCTGCCATTGGAGTGCCCAATGTCATCTTAATGGCTGTCCCTGCGGATTCCCCAGCCAAGGGGCTGGAGCTCACCAG GCTGCTGCCGCTGCAGTGCGTAAAGCTGACAGTGTACAGTGGTCTCCAGCACTGCCTGCGGCTCCGCTTCCCAACCGGCCGCAAGGTGTACTTGCAGCTGTTCCCTGGGCCCAGAGCTCGGGAGCTCTTTCTGcactgggctgtgctggtgacCATGCTCCCTGTCCCTGGGATGCCTTGCATCCACCGCACACCTGCAGAGGAGCCTGCACCCAGGGGGGAGGCCTGCTCCGTGAGCATGACAGAAGCCAAGGTTGAGGCTAAAGTCAAGGTTTCTGCTATGGACCTGTCTATGGATGAGACACTGACAATAGGAGAAACAGCAGAGACGGACAAGGCTCCACCTGCTTCCAGCACACCAGAG GACGTTCCCAATGAGACTTCTGCAGATGCCATGAGACGTAGAAGCAACGAATATCTTGACACCCTGGCAACCACTGCAAGGAAGATGCTCTCCTCTG GATGGCTCTCTGTCAGAAAATGGGCGTTCTGGAGAAGAGGTTGCCGAGGTCCCAGGCCTACTCCCACAGCAGGTGCTGCACACTGA